Within the Onychostoma macrolepis isolate SWU-2019 chromosome 14, ASM1243209v1, whole genome shotgun sequence genome, the region GTCAGGGATACAGAGCTTCTTTTCCTCTAGGGGTGGGCAGGCAGCCCCATTGTTTGCAGGATGCATGTGAATATAGCGGGTTCTGTGTTTTACCCCTTTCTCACCACACTGACCCTTACAAAGACCCCAAGGTGACCAGACAGAAACCTCACAGTCCAGAGGGGTATCTGTAGAAAAATAGATGTTGATTAGTACTAATAATTTACTGGGAACcaataattgtatttgttaaagaaataatttttgaaattcacatttttgaaaattatagttcaataaattaaaatcatcATAAAATCACTCTTGAAACTTTCATGTTTTGGTGCACTATTCTTTAAATAGGGCTAATAATGCTAAGCAACTCAATATCAAGATTAAAAATAACTagtttatgtttttttgacAAACTGGTTTGAATTTGTACTATTTGAGTtgtgtgaaaatgaaaaaaataaataaatgcaagcaTGAAGCATGATCCACCCAGATTGTATGAAAGCGTATGTATGAATGAGAATAGTAATAATTAATATGAGTTTGCAACCAATTTGCCAAAACGTTAATTACAATTGCGATGAAAATGTTTTCGGCTAACactgataaaacaaaaaaaccactATGATGTAAAATATAgattgcatttatattttttgtgaagCGTAAATAAATGGAAAGTTACCTAAACTGaaacacttttatttagcattttgtttaatgttttatgctaAATCAAAGTTTAGGGCTACTTGCTtagaatttaaattaaactcaGACAACAAATgtaaatcctttaaatttagcAAAAATAATTGCTTCTCGTCTTGAACCTGCCTAGAGAGATCTCCTGATTCACTGATGCTTTCCAGAAATCCTGACCTTGTAAAAGGCTGATATGTATCACAGACTTCTTTAGTAGGAAAACAGAAGGATGGAATCAAAGCACACATTTCACTTCTATGACAAACACTTCCTGAGTGCTGAGTGGCAGAAAACTTTTAAACGGGTTGGCCTCCATTATTGTGTTTGCAGTTTGTTGTGTTGGTTACCATGGGAGTGTATAAACCTTTCTACAGCCCGCAATTTAATCACCACAAGTTCTCTCTACGGATTTGTAGTGTTTCCCTCGAAAACAGAATTTAAGATTCAAATGCAAGTATGTCAACTTTGTCTTTTTGCATGAATAAGTTCTGTATGAGGAGACTATAACAATTTCTAATGCTTACTTATGAGAGACCCATCAATTTCATTCCCGCTTGGAATCTGATTGGACTGGGTCGGCTGAATGGGTAAGCTGAAGATCTGGTTGTTCTTGATCTTTGTTAGGGAGACTTTGGCTATTGGGGGGAGATGCTTCAGTCTGGGATAGTAGAAGGAGTTTGCAGGGTGACTTGGGAATGATGCGGTTATCTGTTGAGAGAAAGCATACATTATCTGTAACAAGATTTGTAAGGAGACATCCATCGCTGCTGAAAAAGGTGGTCAGGTGGTCTACCAAAGTCTAccaaactgttttttttgtttttttttcagcacagaCTGGTTCCCAAAGTGGTCTAACTCTGCTCAAAATACATCTTAAACTTGCATAAGATTGTTTCCTGGTCTCCTCTGGCCTCCAAGTCTGGTCAGGTTGGTCTTAGGTGGATTTTGAAAACCTTTCAGTTTGTGAGGCTGGGAAACCAGCAGGTTGCCCAGCTAAACACAAGCTTGGTCAGACTGGGAAAGCAGCTTAAACCAAAAAAAGACCAGTAAACCAGCTCATTCTGGTCTAAGAAGCATTGTTTCATGAAAATATTAGGGTTGTCTGTTTTAGACATTACCTGAGTGATCTTGTCTTGAGGAATGGTCTCAAAGTTTGGTGAGGAGAAGGTGAAACCACTGTCTGTGCCGGCATCGTAGGGGTAGAGATCTAGGCTTATGTTTTCTATCCAGTTATCACCCTCACACAAGTTTAGACTGTCTATTCCAACAAACCAGTCAGGACTTGGCACAATGCGGACAATGAAGGACAGCTGCAAAACAAGAAGATCATTAGTGTTCGGGTATGCTGTGGTTTTAGCTTGCTCATTAGCTAGTATGAGCTGCTGGCTCATTTTCATTTGGaaagttttattatttacaattctctctataatattttatatggaATGCCTGGGAGGCCAGTGAAGTATGTGCATGTAGAAAGCGAGTTCCAAAAGAATGCTTTGGACACAGTATGCAAGTGTCCACATCTTCTGACTGAAAACATCTGtggtttttaataaaaaacaattaaaaaaaaaaaaaaaaaacacggatTAGCCTGTATCCCAGGCTAGCCAAATCAGAGTTTAGCTGGTTTATCTGGTCAGCCTGGTGGTGTTTCAGCCCGACCAGCTAACCGAAAACCATTCTAATTGAATTTGATATTACTTTTAGTGTCATACAGTggcataaaatgcataaaaaatacaCCATACGTAGGGCCATGATTTGATGCTGAAGAAACGCTCAGGCTTGTCCTTGCTTTGACCTACTGCAGTGCACAGTGTACTTACTAAAGAGTGTCTTGCATAGACCTCAAATTCTGTGATTGCCTGGCCGGTTCCTCCAACCACAGCTGGTGCTGAGAAGAGGCCATAGACGCTCTGGATCCGTTCCCCAGCTGCCTCCACTTCCTTTATCAGGGTCCAAGCCTCTCCTCTCTCAGAGAACTCTCTCACCCCATTACTGGCGTACTCGTTCCTTTGCCAGATGTGATAGTCTGAGCTGTGAGTTActcctaaaatgaaaattatagtTTTCAATGTGTACTTCTACTTTAGTGCATAGCATGCTACTCAAGCACTGCCATCATTGCTTTGCTCAGACCCATAGG harbors:
- the spon2b gene encoding spondin-2b, giving the protein MTSLKVNCWLQWLIVTLAPLSGVPAMPVDVDRVCMAPSAAKYRLTFTGQWTQTAFPKHYPLYRPPAQWSPIIGVTHSSDYHIWQRNEYASNGVREFSERGEAWTLIKEVEAAGERIQSVYGLFSAPAVVGGTGQAITEFEVYARHSLLSFIVRIVPSPDWFVGIDSLNLCEGDNWIENISLDLYPYDAGTDSGFTFSSPNFETIPQDKITQITASFPSHPANSFYYPRLKHLPPIAKVSLTKIKNNQIFSLPIQPTQSNQIPSGNEIDGSLINTPLDCEVSVWSPWGLCKGQCGEKGVKHRTRYIHMHPANNGAACPPLEEKKLCIPDNCV